In Peptococcaceae bacterium, a single genomic region encodes these proteins:
- a CDS encoding ABC transporter permease yields the protein MEFWQAIRLGLNGIMGNKLRSFLTMLGVIMGVAAVIVLVALAEGSTQQVTERIQSMGSNLLSVNIRGRGDTGYLTYDDVLKWEDFEGVARVAPSITTQTQAKFGNKTKDIMVEGTNESYHEVRNTHVTMGREMSAIDVEFREKVALIGANVAKELFGEFSPLGETIKLRGINYRVIGVLESKGSTIGGSGDDNVLIPLTSAERFVGTRGIRRVYVQAESPETVDQVMSKLTEVLTDKFKDPDNFNVFNQAEMLETVNQVTAMLTMMLGGIASIALVVGGIGIMNIMLVTVTERTREIGIRKAIGAKKRHILYQFLVEAVVISSTGGVIGIFAGLGMARLIALFTSIAVKFSLSVIAIAFSFAVLVGIVFGVYPASKAARLNPIEALRYE from the coding sequence ATGGAATTCTGGCAGGCGATTCGCCTGGGGCTGAACGGCATCATGGGCAATAAACTGCGCTCCTTTTTGACAATGCTGGGGGTGATCATGGGAGTGGCGGCAGTTATTGTGCTGGTAGCGCTGGCCGAGGGTTCCACCCAGCAGGTAACGGAAAGGATACAGAGCATGGGCTCCAATCTTCTTTCCGTAAACATCAGGGGCAGGGGTGATACGGGTTACCTTACTTATGACGATGTTTTGAAGTGGGAAGATTTTGAGGGGGTGGCCAGGGTCGCTCCCAGCATAACGACACAGACCCAGGCCAAGTTTGGCAATAAAACCAAGGATATTATGGTTGAGGGAACGAACGAGTCCTATCACGAGGTGCGCAACACCCACGTCACGATGGGGCGGGAAATGAGCGCCATCGATGTGGAATTCCGCGAAAAAGTGGCCCTTATCGGGGCCAACGTGGCCAAGGAACTGTTTGGCGAATTCAGTCCCCTGGGTGAAACTATTAAGCTGAGAGGGATAAATTACCGGGTAATCGGCGTCCTGGAAAGCAAGGGAAGCACGATCGGAGGTTCAGGAGACGATAATGTGCTCATTCCCCTGACCTCGGCGGAAAGGTTTGTGGGAACCCGCGGCATAAGGCGAGTCTATGTGCAGGCTGAAAGCCCGGAAACTGTTGACCAGGTTATGTCAAAATTGACGGAAGTCTTGACTGACAAGTTCAAGGATCCTGATAATTTCAATGTCTTCAACCAGGCGGAAATGCTGGAAACAGTCAACCAGGTGACAGCCATGCTTACCATGATGCTCGGCGGCATTGCCAGTATCGCCCTGGTGGTTGGGGGTATAGGGATCATGAATATAATGCTGGTGACCGTGACGGAAAGAACAAGGGAAATCGGGATTCGAAAAGCCATAGGAGCCAAGAAACGCCACATACTGTACCAGTTCCTGGTGGAGGCCGTAGTAATCAGCTCGACAGGCGGGGTCATCGGGATTTTTGCCGGGCTCGGAATGGCGAGGCTTATAGCGCTCTTTACTTCCATCGCTGTTAAATTTTCTCTCTCCGTAATAGCCATCGCTTTTTCTTTCGCCGTTCTGGTAGGAATTGTGTTTGGCGTTTATCCCGCCAGCAAGGCGGCCCGGCTCAATCCTATCGAAGCGCTGCGCTACGAATGA
- the yfbR gene encoding 5'-deoxynucleotidase: MSHFLAYLSRMKLIKRWGLMHNIYSENIQEHSLQVAVIAHCLAVIKNRFFQGNVNPERIALLAIYHEVSEIITGDLASPIKHFNPQIKQVFSGIEEVARERLLNMLPPELKPDYASLFFYGDEDSEHLRIVKVSDKISAYLKCLEELKAGNNEFIEAKKAIKAEIDRYDCPEVRYFMDKFIPSFSLTLDEMN; this comes from the coding sequence ATGAGCCATTTCCTGGCTTACCTTTCCAGGATGAAGCTTATAAAACGCTGGGGATTAATGCACAACATTTATTCAGAGAATATCCAAGAACACAGCCTTCAGGTAGCCGTAATCGCCCACTGCCTGGCGGTAATCAAAAACCGCTTTTTTCAGGGTAATGTTAATCCTGAACGGATCGCGCTCCTGGCCATCTATCACGAGGTCAGTGAAATCATCACCGGGGACCTGGCCAGTCCCATCAAGCATTTTAACCCGCAAATAAAACAAGTATTCAGTGGTATTGAAGAAGTCGCCCGGGAAAGGCTTTTAAACATGCTCCCTCCAGAACTCAAGCCTGATTACGCCTCACTGTTTTTTTACGGGGATGAAGACAGCGAGCACCTGAGAATAGTGAAAGTCTCCGATAAGATAAGCGCCTACCTAAAATGCCTGGAAGAACTTAAAGCCGGAAATAATGAGTTTATTGAAGCAAAAAAGGCCATCAAGGCGGAAATAGACCGCTATGATTGCCCGGAAGTCAGGTATTTCATGGACAAATTCATTCCCAGCTTCAGCCTCACCCTGGATGAGATGAATTGA
- a CDS encoding N-acetylmuramoyl-L-alanine amidase codes for MRAEKPEIKWIGSPFFGSPRGTKGRNGHKVIAVVDHIMDGTLQGTDAWFNNEKSGGASAHFGVGKNGEIHQYVSLGDVAWHAGNVDEPSWALLKPDINPNWYTIGIEHEGHPGDVMPEPQFQATLALHKWLVEIFNLEVNRDTIIGHYRIDSVSRANCPGPNFPWDRLFLELSKPAGPFSDVPPDHWAAQSVERVYEAGIMNGYPDGTFKGDQTVTRYEQASALDRMLTLLNKKAGV; via the coding sequence ATGAGGGCCGAAAAACCGGAGATAAAATGGATTGGCTCCCCTTTTTTTGGCTCCCCGCGGGGAACAAAGGGAAGAAACGGGCATAAGGTCATCGCGGTTGTTGATCATATTATGGATGGCACACTGCAGGGAACGGATGCCTGGTTTAATAATGAAAAGAGCGGCGGAGCAAGTGCGCATTTTGGCGTGGGCAAAAACGGGGAAATCCACCAGTATGTGAGTCTTGGGGATGTGGCCTGGCACGCCGGCAATGTGGACGAGCCAAGCTGGGCTCTTCTCAAGCCGGACATCAATCCAAACTGGTACACGATTGGTATAGAACACGAAGGACATCCGGGGGACGTAATGCCCGAACCCCAGTTCCAGGCAACCCTTGCTCTTCACAAGTGGCTGGTGGAAATATTTAACCTGGAGGTGAACAGGGATACAATTATTGGGCATTACCGGATTGACAGCGTGTCAAGGGCAAACTGTCCTGGCCCCAATTTCCCGTGGGACCGGCTTTTTTTGGAGCTTTCAAAACCAGCAGGGCCTTTTTCCGATGTTCCACCTGACCACTGGGCTGCCCAATCCGTGGAAAGGGTTTATGAAGCGGGTATAATGAACGGCTATCCTGACGGCACTTTCAAGGGCGACCAAACTGTCACCCGCTATGAACAGGCCAGCGCTCTTGACAGGATGCTAACCCTGCTCAATAAGAAAGCAGGCGTTTGA
- a CDS encoding ATP-binding protein translates to MFNRLRMSLTMINVLVVGLILVVILSGVYLVMEKNIVRGSEQMMRLIVAEEAAGSPAPIRERYRRAFNYVYVRTGTSGQLIDFSGNLPLTSEQLELLTTKAARAGSGKNRIVEDSADTYRFLKYPAPSGETSYVFISTRQEKEILRNLLAALTITGLAGLGLTFFGSLFLAHRALIPVKKAWEQQKNFLADASHELRTPLAVIQTNLDLVMGNPLETVKSQGKWLDNIKTELKSLTKLVDNMLFLARADSHHDSRDVRLFSLGKALQEALQSFEPLAVKKGVKFDFTLPALCFTGDETRIKQLLGILIDNALKYTPAGGRISVNLRDIGSKVEITVQDTGEGIEPEHLTRIFERFYRVDKARDREKGGTGLGLAIAECIVKEHRGNIRASSIPGQGTTFTVLLPNPKH, encoded by the coding sequence ATGTTCAACCGGTTAAGGATGAGTCTAACTATGATCAACGTCCTGGTAGTTGGCCTGATCCTGGTCGTCATCCTGTCGGGCGTATACCTGGTTATGGAAAAGAATATTGTCCGCGGCTCCGAACAAATGATGCGGCTTATTGTCGCTGAAGAGGCGGCCGGTTCGCCAGCCCCCATCAGGGAACGCTACCGACGCGCTTTCAATTATGTATACGTCAGGACCGGCACCTCTGGGCAGTTAATCGACTTTTCGGGAAACCTGCCCTTGACTTCAGAACAGCTTGAACTCCTCACAACAAAAGCCGCTCGTGCAGGGAGCGGCAAAAACAGGATCGTGGAGGACAGCGCCGACACGTACCGCTTTCTGAAATACCCGGCCCCAAGCGGGGAAACCTCCTACGTGTTTATCAGCACCAGGCAGGAAAAAGAAATCCTGCGGAACCTGCTTGCTGCGCTGACTATAACCGGGCTGGCCGGGCTTGGCCTTACCTTTTTCGGCAGTCTTTTTCTTGCCCACCGGGCGCTAATACCTGTTAAAAAAGCCTGGGAGCAGCAAAAAAACTTTTTGGCCGACGCCTCCCACGAACTGCGCACCCCGCTTGCGGTAATCCAGACAAACCTGGACCTGGTGATGGGAAATCCCTTGGAAACAGTCAAGAGCCAGGGCAAATGGCTGGATAATATCAAAACCGAATTGAAAAGCCTGACTAAACTGGTTGATAACATGCTTTTCCTGGCCCGGGCCGACTCTCACCATGATTCTCGCGATGTCCGCCTCTTTTCCCTGGGCAAGGCGCTGCAAGAAGCGCTCCAGTCGTTTGAACCGCTTGCCGTAAAAAAAGGGGTTAAATTTGATTTTACTCTTCCTGCCCTTTGTTTTACGGGAGACGAAACCCGTATAAAACAGCTCCTGGGCATCCTTATCGACAACGCCCTCAAATACACGCCAGCCGGCGGCCGCATCTCCGTAAACCTCAGGGATATAGGGTCAAAGGTTGAAATCACCGTTCAAGATACAGGCGAGGGTATCGAGCCGGAACATTTGACGAGAATATTTGAACGTTTTTACAGGGTTGACAAGGCCAGGGACCGGGAGAAAGGCGGAACCGGGCTGGGGCTTGCCATCGCCGAATGCATAGTTAAAGAACACCGGGGAAACATCAGGGCCTCCAGCATCCCCGGCCAGGGGACCACTTTCACGGTGCTCCTTCCTAATCCCAAGCATTAA
- a CDS encoding mechanosensitive ion channel family protein, translating into MKSNIFSVAEILNQAYFGNTLADYLAGLGIFIAGIITIKIINHLMLKRIASLVKYTETKLDDFFLTTIRGKIMPLFYYGAFYLGIMHLTLNASLAKAVNFLGLGLLTIMGASSVSSLLVYALSLYLEKKDKDLSQDYAPKVILKLVQAAVWGLAIVLLLDNFIEIDALIAGLGIGGIAIGFAAQAILQDVFSYFSIFFDRPFEIGDFIIIGEYMGTVEHIGLKTTRLRSINGEQLILSNGDLTSSRLRNYKRMAVRRVLFTIGVKYETSLEKLKEIPVLIKNIIEKMDDVSFERVHFASYGNFSLNYEIVYYINDRDYNKYMDIQQEINFKLKEEFDKRGIEFAYPTQTVYINQSH; encoded by the coding sequence ATGAAAAGCAATATTTTCTCCGTCGCAGAAATACTGAACCAGGCCTATTTCGGCAATACACTGGCTGACTACCTTGCCGGCCTTGGCATTTTTATCGCTGGAATTATAACCATCAAAATAATTAACCACCTGATGCTGAAACGCATCGCTTCATTAGTAAAATATACTGAAACAAAGCTTGACGACTTCTTTCTTACGACTATCCGGGGAAAGATCATGCCGCTCTTTTACTACGGCGCTTTTTACCTGGGCATAATGCATCTGACTTTAAATGCATCGTTGGCCAAAGCCGTAAATTTTCTGGGTCTGGGTCTGCTTACCATAATGGGAGCCAGCTCTGTTTCATCCCTGCTGGTATACGCCTTGAGTTTATACTTGGAAAAAAAGGATAAGGACCTGTCCCAGGACTACGCGCCGAAAGTCATCCTGAAACTGGTACAGGCAGCCGTCTGGGGATTGGCTATCGTCCTTTTGCTGGATAACTTTATAGAAATAGATGCCCTGATCGCCGGATTGGGCATCGGCGGGATCGCCATTGGTTTTGCGGCTCAGGCCATCCTGCAGGACGTTTTTAGCTATTTTTCCATCTTTTTTGATCGTCCCTTCGAAATCGGGGACTTTATTATCATCGGGGAATACATGGGCACGGTCGAACACATAGGGCTGAAAACAACTAGACTTCGCAGCATCAACGGCGAACAGTTGATCTTATCCAACGGGGACCTTACCTCCTCCCGCCTGCGCAATTACAAAAGGATGGCCGTGCGGCGAGTGCTGTTCACCATAGGCGTGAAATACGAAACCAGCCTGGAGAAATTGAAAGAAATTCCGGTTTTGATAAAAAACATCATTGAGAAGATGGACGATGTTTCCTTTGAGCGGGTCCATTTCGCTTCTTACGGGAATTTCAGCCTCAACTACGAGATCGTTTATTACATAAACGACCGCGACTACAACAAGTATATGGACATCCAGCAGGAAATCAACTTCAAACTGAAAGAGGAGTTCGATAAACGCGGGATAGAATTCGCCTACCCGACGCAGACCGTCTATATAAACCAAAGCCACTAA
- a CDS encoding ABC transporter ATP-binding protein has translation MLKMVDISKVYKMGDIEVPALRAVNLEMEEGEFVAIMGPSGSGKSTLMNLIGCLDTPTQGKYWLDSREVSLLSDDELADIRNMKIGFVFQGFNLLPRLTALENVELPLIYRGVGSRERREKAMEALARVGLENRMNHKPSELSGGQQQRVAIARALAGNPPLILADEPTGNLDSASGKEVLATLGELNRQGHSIVLITHDPDIAAQAARIVRIQDGIIVSDERRT, from the coding sequence ATGTTAAAAATGGTTGATATCAGCAAGGTTTATAAAATGGGAGATATTGAGGTGCCGGCCTTGAGGGCTGTCAACCTTGAGATGGAGGAAGGAGAATTCGTGGCGATCATGGGGCCTTCCGGATCAGGCAAATCCACCCTGATGAACCTGATCGGCTGCCTCGATACTCCGACCCAGGGCAAGTACTGGCTGGACAGCAGGGAGGTAAGCCTGCTTTCCGATGATGAACTGGCCGATATAAGGAACATGAAAATCGGGTTCGTCTTCCAGGGGTTTAATCTCTTGCCCAGGCTCACGGCCCTGGAAAACGTGGAACTCCCTTTGATTTACCGGGGCGTAGGCAGCAGGGAAAGAAGGGAAAAGGCCATGGAAGCGCTGGCCAGGGTGGGACTGGAGAACAGGATGAACCATAAACCGAGTGAACTTTCGGGAGGCCAGCAGCAGCGGGTGGCCATTGCCAGGGCCCTGGCGGGAAACCCGCCGCTCATTCTGGCAGACGAACCGACGGGCAACCTGGACAGCGCATCAGGGAAAGAGGTCCTGGCCACCCTTGGCGAACTCAACAGGCAGGGACACAGCATAGTGCTGATTACCCATGACCCGGACATCGCCGCTCAGGCGGCGCGGATAGTGAGAATTCAGGATGGAATAATCGTCAGTGACGAAAGGAGAACATAA
- a CDS encoding HlyD family efflux transporter periplasmic adaptor subunit gives MVISLKRWGKKTLHYWKGLRTWLKLAFLLGLVLVIAGSGYVISSKTKNAEVAVRSTVKVERGAIRVTVSGSGPVLATREQVIKSPGSGTLQEMLVKDGQRVEEGQTILTLLSADVEARIAEVRDLERQVNDLYYRAPDAAVVTTVHVNPGQKVSAGTPILSLTDSKKVNLNVPAASSGDFQPGSRITMTLLEYGRQVTGKVLAVGNPYSINGKDLVSLSVYLDSGAVVQANTLVEAALEKGGQATPGSLNPGLTLEVKAPAEGIVKEILVNKNDMVESGEHLFTIESPALLSEYAAKLAALGNVKPTDRGIAVTANYTGYFYAPVDTAGPKNTYLQTGDEITAGQELGKVVSKEGVQISFTVDELDVGKVQIGQKATVTAGAQPGKTYEGEVVRIAGEGIVQNGVAFYWVTVEVKDWQGLMLGMTADVEIVVAEKEDVLVLPITAIQDMRGRKYVLLKEAPDRSKTNAPAAQGQRQLPENAVPVEIGLHNENMVEIVRGLEAGQEVLLPGAARTSNNSTGVPRMGVPVPGVVRPAGR, from the coding sequence ATGGTTATCAGCTTGAAGCGGTGGGGCAAAAAAACTCTCCACTACTGGAAAGGTTTGCGGACCTGGCTTAAATTGGCGTTCCTGCTGGGTCTTGTTTTGGTGATAGCAGGTTCGGGTTATGTTATATCCAGCAAAACAAAAAACGCTGAAGTAGCCGTGCGGTCTACGGTAAAAGTGGAAAGAGGAGCCATCAGGGTCACGGTTTCGGGGAGCGGCCCGGTTCTGGCCACCAGGGAGCAGGTGATCAAGTCTCCAGGCAGCGGCACACTCCAGGAGATGCTGGTGAAAGACGGCCAACGGGTGGAGGAGGGGCAGACGATTCTCACTCTTTTGAGCGCCGATGTGGAAGCCCGCATCGCCGAAGTAAGGGACCTTGAGCGGCAGGTCAACGACCTGTATTACAGGGCTCCCGACGCAGCAGTCGTAACGACGGTTCATGTTAATCCGGGCCAGAAAGTGAGTGCCGGGACACCGATTTTGTCCCTAACCGATTCGAAAAAGGTGAATCTCAACGTACCTGCCGCAAGTTCGGGAGATTTCCAGCCGGGGAGCAGGATAACCATGACCCTGCTCGAATACGGCCGGCAGGTCACGGGAAAAGTGCTGGCCGTTGGAAACCCCTATTCCATTAACGGCAAGGACCTCGTTTCCCTTTCCGTCTATCTTGACAGCGGCGCTGTCGTGCAGGCCAACACGCTGGTAGAAGCGGCGCTGGAGAAAGGAGGGCAAGCGACGCCCGGTTCACTTAATCCCGGTCTGACCCTCGAAGTTAAAGCTCCTGCCGAAGGGATTGTCAAGGAGATTTTGGTTAACAAGAACGATATGGTGGAAAGCGGCGAGCATTTGTTTACTATCGAAAGCCCGGCCTTGTTGAGCGAATATGCCGCCAAGCTGGCGGCGCTGGGAAACGTTAAGCCAACGGACAGGGGAATTGCCGTGACGGCGAATTATACCGGGTATTTTTACGCGCCGGTGGACACAGCAGGACCCAAGAACACCTATCTTCAGACAGGTGATGAAATAACCGCCGGCCAGGAACTGGGCAAAGTCGTCAGCAAGGAAGGAGTGCAGATTTCCTTCACCGTGGACGAACTTGATGTGGGCAAGGTGCAGATCGGGCAAAAGGCGACGGTCACAGCAGGAGCACAGCCCGGGAAAACATATGAGGGAGAAGTGGTGCGAATAGCCGGTGAGGGAATTGTCCAAAACGGCGTGGCTTTTTACTGGGTTACGGTGGAAGTCAAGGACTGGCAAGGATTGATGCTGGGGATGACGGCTGATGTGGAAATTGTGGTCGCCGAAAAAGAAGATGTCCTGGTTCTTCCCATTACGGCCATCCAGGACATGCGCGGCCGCAAGTACGTTCTTCTCAAAGAAGCGCCGGACCGGAGCAAAACGAATGCGCCCGCTGCCCAGGGCCAAAGACAGCTGCCGGAAAACGCGGTACCCGTGGAAATAGGGCTGCATAATGAAAACATGGTGGAAATAGTCCGCGGACTTGAAGCCGGCCAGGAAGTCCTGCTTCCTGGAGCCGCCAGGACTTCCAACAACAGCACAGGGGTTCCCCGGATGGGCGTTCCCGTTCCGGGAGTCGTGCGCCCGGCGGGGCGTTAG
- a CDS encoding response regulator transcription factor, whose product MRVLLIEDEKRLSEALLYILNKNGYDADAAYDGCSGLALAETGIYDLIILDRLLPGKDGISVLQELRAQGIETTVILLTAKDSVRDRVEGLDAGADDYLVKPFAAEELLARLRALSRRKAGQYQDELLQLSTLTLDPLRCEAVAGGRTIKLTYKETKLLELFLRNPGQVITRDQIFSRVWGPCSDVEINNLEIYVHFLRKKLNIPGCPVRIETVRGIGYSLKEV is encoded by the coding sequence ATGAGGGTTCTTTTAATCGAGGATGAAAAACGCCTTTCGGAAGCGCTTCTCTATATTTTAAACAAAAACGGCTACGATGCCGATGCCGCTTACGACGGCTGCAGCGGCCTAGCCCTGGCGGAAACAGGCATTTATGACCTGATAATCCTTGACCGCCTGCTCCCCGGCAAAGACGGCATCTCGGTGCTGCAAGAACTGCGAGCCCAGGGCATCGAGACCACCGTTATTTTACTCACGGCCAAAGACTCCGTCAGGGACAGGGTAGAAGGCCTGGACGCCGGTGCTGATGATTACCTGGTCAAGCCGTTCGCGGCGGAGGAACTCCTGGCACGCCTGCGCGCCCTCAGCCGCAGAAAGGCAGGACAATACCAAGATGAACTGCTGCAGCTTTCAACCCTAACTCTTGATCCCCTGCGCTGCGAAGCCGTGGCCGGCGGCAGGACAATCAAGCTAACCTACAAGGAAACGAAGCTCCTGGAACTATTCCTGCGAAATCCCGGCCAGGTGATCACCAGGGACCAGATTTTCAGCCGCGTCTGGGGACCTTGCTCCGATGTTGAAATCAACAACCTGGAGATATATGTCCATTTTCTTCGTAAAAAACTTAACATTCCCGGCTGCCCCGTTCGCATCGAAACAGTCAGGGGCATCGGTTATTCCCTGAAGGAGGTCTGA
- a CDS encoding MFS transporter gives MPELNKLPVHTEQTTNDNQKNKAAAGINVNSYRWTALVMNTALQTMQSVVSTSTGVLAPFVVADLGLTKAMIGFAGGAVNIGMSGTALLAGRLADKKGEKPVLAVGAIMAGLAITLASRAVSFYTLAAALLFTGLWSSTTTPAGSKAMMKWFPPDRLGLALGIRQTGVPLGGFIGALLLPVLAQNWGWRTAMAAAGCIVIIGGVGFYISYKDFPAPVEQAGKEKEQSPGGSWTFLRNAGIWLAILAGLVFQGSQFIMLTYLVLYLRDSVGLKVAVASLCLAAAQLGGIAGRVGLGYFSDVFFHGARKPVLIMEGVLLTAVTVSLSAFHAGTPFGVMALVSWFFGLSAMGWSGLHIALITKLAGQEQGGAAVGLCIALLQAGTLLFPPLFGHIIDMTGSYRLSWLGLAFAALLGTSLVLRVREPAGKEKGESLQA, from the coding sequence TTGCCCGAACTTAATAAACTGCCGGTACACACGGAACAAACCACCAATGATAACCAAAAAAACAAAGCGGCTGCCGGAATAAACGTGAACAGTTACCGCTGGACTGCTCTTGTTATGAATACGGCACTTCAAACCATGCAGTCCGTCGTTTCCACTTCCACCGGTGTGCTGGCGCCTTTTGTTGTAGCGGACCTGGGATTGACCAAGGCGATGATCGGTTTTGCGGGCGGCGCCGTCAATATAGGCATGTCCGGCACAGCACTTTTGGCGGGAAGGCTGGCCGATAAAAAGGGAGAAAAGCCGGTCCTGGCCGTGGGGGCAATAATGGCGGGCTTGGCGATTACGTTGGCTTCGCGCGCCGTTTCTTTTTACACGCTTGCGGCAGCTCTTCTTTTTACCGGGCTGTGGAGTTCCACGACCACACCGGCGGGAAGCAAGGCAATGATGAAGTGGTTCCCGCCCGACAGGCTTGGCCTGGCCCTGGGCATCAGGCAGACAGGGGTCCCCCTGGGTGGTTTTATCGGCGCCCTGCTGCTGCCAGTCTTGGCCCAGAACTGGGGCTGGAGGACGGCGATGGCCGCAGCAGGCTGTATAGTTATTATCGGTGGTGTCGGCTTTTACATATCATACAAGGATTTTCCCGCTCCGGTTGAGCAGGCGGGAAAGGAAAAAGAACAGTCACCGGGGGGAAGCTGGACCTTCCTGCGCAATGCCGGTATTTGGCTGGCCATCTTGGCTGGTCTTGTTTTCCAGGGGTCACAGTTTATCATGCTGACCTATCTTGTTTTGTACCTTCGTGACAGCGTGGGTTTGAAAGTTGCCGTGGCCAGTCTTTGCCTGGCCGCCGCCCAGCTGGGGGGAATAGCGGGCCGTGTTGGACTGGGATATTTCAGCGACGTTTTTTTCCACGGCGCCCGTAAGCCCGTTTTAATAATGGAAGGGGTTCTCCTTACCGCGGTGACGGTTTCCCTCTCCGCCTTTCATGCGGGAACCCCTTTTGGGGTCATGGCGCTGGTTTCCTGGTTTTTCGGCTTGTCGGCTATGGGCTGGAGCGGTCTGCACATTGCGCTTATTACTAAACTGGCTGGCCAGGAGCAGGGAGGAGCGGCGGTGGGACTGTGCATTGCCTTGCTTCAGGCGGGAACACTTTTATTCCCTCCCCTGTTCGGACACATAATAGACATGACCGGCTCGTATCGTTTAAGCTGGCTGGGCCTGGCTTTTGCTGCGCTGCTTGGGACGTCCCTGGTTTTGAGGGTCAGGGAGCCGGCCGGAAAAGAAAAGGGAGAAAGTTTACAGGCATGA
- a CDS encoding Hsp20/alpha crystallin family protein translates to MFDLIPFRRGKTSLTREPASIFDLESVFENFFNDALWPSLYAGSGKMKVDVKEKDSEFIVEAELPGVKKEEIGIDLDEDMLTISVKRNEEIDEKNERYIRRERKYGMMSRSFSIANVDPEKATAKLENGILTLVLPKKKPEGKRLKKIEIK, encoded by the coding sequence ATGTTCGATCTGATTCCTTTCAGAAGGGGAAAAACCAGTTTGACCCGGGAGCCAGCCAGTATTTTTGACCTGGAGAGCGTCTTTGAGAATTTCTTTAACGATGCGCTCTGGCCGTCTCTTTACGCGGGAAGCGGGAAAATGAAAGTGGACGTAAAGGAAAAGGACAGCGAGTTCATTGTGGAGGCTGAATTGCCGGGCGTCAAGAAGGAAGAGATTGGCATCGACCTGGACGAAGACATGTTGACCATTTCGGTTAAGAGAAACGAAGAAATCGATGAAAAGAACGAGCGCTATATCCGCAGGGAAAGGAAATACGGCATGATGTCTAGAAGTTTTTCCATCGCCAATGTTGACCCGGAAAAGGCTACCGCCAAGCTGGAGAACGGCATACTTACACTGGTGCTCCCCAAGAAAAAACCGGAAGGAAAGAGATTGAAGAAGATAGAAATCAAGTAA
- a CDS encoding C-GCAxxG-C-C family protein, producing MKEAKRTAELTGTSKEEIMKKAYELGFGYERDFGNCPQCVIAALQDIFGEVDNEVFKAGYGLAGGGALLGQGTCGALCGAMMVISSLFGRERERFDEKPRKAYRLSKRVFESFVHEFGSCICRDVQVKMMGRSFNLWDKDDYQAFEEAGGHIDKCPHVVGKTAAWAAGMLWEEYCY from the coding sequence TTGAAAGAGGCAAAAAGAACGGCGGAATTAACCGGAACCTCAAAAGAAGAGATTATGAAAAAAGCGTATGAACTTGGTTTTGGTTACGAGAGGGATTTCGGCAATTGTCCCCAGTGTGTGATTGCTGCCCTTCAGGATATTTTTGGCGAGGTAGACAACGAGGTTTTTAAAGCAGGGTACGGTTTGGCGGGGGGCGGTGCGCTGCTTGGGCAGGGAACGTGCGGTGCGCTGTGTGGTGCGATGATGGTCATTTCTTCGTTGTTTGGCCGGGAGCGGGAAAGATTTGATGAAAAACCCAGGAAGGCCTATCGTTTGTCAAAGCGAGTATTTGAAAGTTTTGTTCATGAGTTTGGCAGCTGTATCTGCCGGGATGTGCAGGTCAAAATGATGGGGAGATCGTTTAATCTTTGGGATAAAGATGATTATCAGGCCTTTGAGGAGGCGGGGGGACACATAGACAAGTGCCCTCATGTGGTTGGCAAAACGGCGGCATGGGCGGCAGGCATGCTCTGGGAAGAATACTGTTATTGA